The Candidatus Binatia bacterium sequence CGTTGAAACGCCCTCGCGCGCGGATCGCCTCGGCCGCGAGGCGCAGGAATTCCTGGCTCGAGGTCCAGGCCAGGGCCGGCGGATCGGATACGACGCGCAACTCGCTCATGGGACTCCCTCGACCGTGGACAACGGCTTCGCCGGGGCGCAGTCTACGGCAGGGAGGGCATCCATCCCATGATCGAAATCCAGGGCCTGGTCCGCCGCTACGGAGCGCTCGAAGCCGTCTCCGGCCTGTCGCTCTCCATCCCCGCCGGCCAGGTGTTCGGCCTCCTCGGCCCCAACGGAGCAGGCAAGTCCACGACGCTCCGCGTCCTCGCCACGCTGATCCGCCCCACCGAGGGGCTGGTCAGGATCAGCGGGTTCGACGTGGTCGCCCGTGCCGACGACGTACGCGCCATCATCGGCTACGTGCCC is a genomic window containing:
- a CDS encoding ABC transporter ATP-binding protein, encoding MIEIQGLVRRYGALEAVSGLSLSIPAGQVFGLLGPNGAGKSTTLRVLATLIRPTEGLVRISGFDVVARADDVRAIIGYVPEGAELYDALTGFEFLELVADLHRLPRDVAEARRRELLESFELWDDAGRAIGEYSKGMKQKLL